In Psychrobacter sp. P11G3, a single genomic region encodes these proteins:
- a CDS encoding ABC transporter permease subunit (The N-terminal region of this protein, as described by TIGR01726, is a three transmembrane segment that identifies a subfamily of ABC transporter permease subunits, which specificities that include histidine, arginine, glutamine, glutamate, L-cystine (sic), the opines (in Agrobacterium) octopine and nopaline, etc.), protein MNMTELATAYPGLMSGMLTTLKVLFLAILGGISLGTVLALMRLSGIKALEIPAKLYVNYFRSVPLLLVLLWFYFAVPMIYLWVAGKYLQLDAAFASCVVAFMMFEAAYFSEVVRAGIQSIGSGQVNAAKALGMTYGQTMRLVILPQAFRKMLPLILQQCIILFQDTTLVFAIGLTDFFRAAYVRGELMGLLTPYILGAGAVYFVISLSASIGVQQLQKRLRF, encoded by the coding sequence ATGAATATGACCGAATTGGCAACAGCCTATCCTGGTTTGATGAGTGGCATGCTTACCACCTTAAAAGTGCTGTTTTTGGCTATTTTGGGCGGTATCAGTTTAGGAACTGTACTGGCATTGATGCGTTTGTCAGGTATCAAAGCGCTTGAGATTCCAGCAAAGCTATACGTCAATTACTTCCGCTCCGTACCACTACTACTGGTACTGCTATGGTTTTATTTTGCCGTACCGATGATTTATCTTTGGGTAGCGGGTAAGTACCTGCAACTCGATGCTGCGTTTGCCTCTTGTGTGGTCGCATTTATGATGTTTGAGGCGGCTTATTTCTCAGAAGTAGTGCGTGCTGGTATTCAATCGATTGGTAGCGGGCAGGTCAATGCAGCAAAAGCGCTCGGTATGACTTATGGGCAGACCATGCGTCTGGTCATCTTGCCACAAGCCTTTCGTAAGATGCTGCCACTGATTTTGCAGCAGTGTATTATTTTATTCCAAGATACGACACTGGTATTTGCGATTGGTTTGACAGACTTTTTCCGCGCAGCCTACGTGCGCGGTGAGCTAATGGGCTTACTCACGCCGTATATCTTAGGTGCTGGTGCTGTCTATTTTGTGATTAGCTTAAGTGCCTCTATTGGCGTACAACAATTACAAAAGCGTTTGCGGTTTTAA
- a CDS encoding amino acid ABC transporter ATP-binding protein: MVIEISNVSKWYGDFQVLTDCTAHVHKGDVVVVCGPSGSGKSTLIKTVNGLEPFQKGDIMVNGISVGDPKTNLPKLRSRVGMVFQHFELFPHLTIIDNLTVAQIKVLGRKESEAKQKAMAYLDRVGLTVQAAKYPAELSGGQQQRVAIARALAMDPVAMLFDEPTSALDPEMIQEVLDVMVELTRDGMTMMCVTHEMGFASQVANRIIFMDEGHIVENCSKDEFFEGAKSDRAQMFLSKILNH, encoded by the coding sequence ATGGTCATCGAGATATCTAATGTCAGTAAATGGTATGGAGACTTTCAAGTACTGACTGACTGTACGGCGCATGTACATAAAGGTGATGTTGTTGTCGTTTGTGGTCCATCGGGTAGTGGTAAGTCGACATTGATTAAGACAGTTAATGGACTTGAGCCTTTTCAAAAGGGTGACATCATGGTCAATGGTATCTCTGTCGGTGATCCAAAGACCAACTTGCCCAAGTTACGCAGCCGTGTCGGCATGGTGTTTCAGCATTTTGAGTTGTTTCCACATTTGACTATTATTGATAATTTGACCGTGGCACAAATCAAAGTGTTGGGCCGTAAAGAGTCTGAGGCCAAACAAAAAGCGATGGCCTATCTAGACCGTGTTGGTCTGACAGTACAAGCGGCGAAATACCCAGCGGAGCTCTCTGGTGGTCAGCAGCAGCGTGTTGCGATTGCACGAGCGTTGGCCATGGATCCAGTGGCAATGCTATTCGATGAACCAACCTCCGCGCTTGATCCTGAGATGATTCAAGAGGTGCTAGATGTAATGGTCGAGCTGACTCGTGACGGTATGACCATGATGTGCGTGACGCATGAAATGGGCTTTGCCAGTCAGGTAGCCAATCGTATTATCTTTATGGATGAAGGGCATATCGTAGAAAACTGTAGTAAGGATGAGTTTTTTGAAGGCGCGAAAAGTGACCGTGCGCAGATGTTCTTATCGAAGATTTTAAATCATTAA
- a CDS encoding FAD-dependent oxidoreductase, whose protein sequence is MSVENPSVATSTASKKGVVIIGAGLAGWHVIDAIRAKDTEIPITLITADSGDRYHKPMLTMAISQNKRASDLVRASGSEAANTAEVTLLANTQVTDIDPVSQTVQVRSTAQSDDTLTTIGYAKMVLAMGAHPIFPKSLPQDLVWHVNHIERFSQLQEKLATGSQHVAIVGAGMVGTEIAEDLLKAGHKVTLIDLNDAPLSQMLPAKATARIAKAIESQGIQFLGGYQVSAVARVNDDDNNNDSEDGEKLQVDYAPLSSDADNADTQPLEPLIVDHVIASTGLTVDEQLPAAAGVEFDRRTGIVVDAATLRTNAANIYAIGDCMSINGVACRYVAPLRAQAATIADDILGHEHSGYDHKPPMIRLKNKAISVMVTGVPQAAGNWQVKTESDDELIMDLIDDNEAVSATVTIKAPAVPKA, encoded by the coding sequence ATGAGCGTAGAAAATCCATCTGTAGCAACGAGCACAGCATCAAAAAAAGGTGTCGTTATTATTGGTGCAGGACTGGCAGGCTGGCATGTCATTGATGCCATTCGTGCCAAAGACACAGAGATTCCAATCACATTAATCACGGCTGATAGTGGCGACCGTTATCATAAGCCGATGTTGACGATGGCAATCAGCCAAAACAAACGAGCATCAGATTTGGTACGGGCATCTGGTAGCGAGGCTGCGAACACAGCAGAAGTGACATTGCTAGCCAATACGCAAGTGACAGATATTGATCCAGTGAGCCAAACTGTACAGGTGCGCTCTACTGCGCAGTCAGATGATACGCTGACGACTATCGGCTATGCGAAAATGGTGTTGGCGATGGGCGCGCACCCTATCTTTCCTAAAAGTCTGCCTCAAGATTTGGTCTGGCATGTCAATCATATCGAGCGCTTTAGTCAGCTACAAGAAAAGCTAGCAACAGGTAGCCAACATGTTGCGATCGTTGGTGCTGGTATGGTGGGTACAGAAATCGCAGAAGACCTGCTTAAAGCTGGTCATAAAGTAACGCTCATTGATTTAAATGATGCACCGCTTTCACAGATGCTACCAGCCAAAGCGACCGCACGTATCGCCAAAGCGATCGAGTCGCAGGGTATTCAATTCTTAGGTGGTTATCAAGTATCAGCTGTCGCTCGTGTTAATGACGATGACAATAATAATGACAGCGAAGATGGCGAGAAACTACAAGTAGACTATGCCCCATTATCATCGGATGCAGACAACGCTGATACTCAGCCGCTCGAACCACTGATTGTAGATCATGTGATTGCCAGTACAGGTCTGACAGTCGATGAGCAATTACCTGCGGCGGCTGGTGTGGAATTCGATCGCCGTACAGGTATCGTGGTGGATGCAGCGACGTTACGTACCAATGCAGCGAATATCTATGCCATCGGCGACTGTATGTCTATCAACGGGGTGGCTTGTCGTTATGTTGCGCCATTACGCGCGCAGGCTGCGACTATCGCTGATGATATCTTAGGTCATGAGCATAGTGGCTATGATCATAAGCCGCCGATGATTCGCCTGAAGAACAAAGCCATCTCTGTGATGGTGACGGGTGTACCGCAAGCAGCGGGTAATTGGCAAGTAAAGACTGAAAGCGATGATGAGCTAATCATGGATTTGATCGATGATAATGAAGCCGTTAGCGCAACAGTAACGATTAAAGCGCCTGCAGTTCCTAAAGCATAA
- a CDS encoding DJ-1/PfpI family protein — translation MTLKRTVGILLFNEVEVLDFAGPFEVFSLAENAASSSDDKYFDVITIAEHQATISARNGLQVIPDYSFANHPDIDVLIVPGGYGAEKTEIYNKVVIDWIITQASLAELTLSVCTGALLLAKAGLLTGKSATTHWMDLDNLASYPDIDVISHTRFVDASDDTGNIITSAGISAGIYASLYCIEKLIDSETMRATAHRMEFDID, via the coding sequence ATGACGCTAAAACGAACCGTCGGCATACTACTGTTCAATGAAGTAGAAGTATTAGATTTTGCAGGACCTTTTGAGGTGTTTTCGTTGGCTGAAAATGCTGCCAGTTCTAGTGATGATAAGTACTTTGACGTTATCACTATTGCTGAGCATCAAGCAACGATATCTGCTAGAAACGGTCTACAAGTCATTCCTGACTATAGTTTTGCCAATCATCCAGACATTGATGTATTAATCGTCCCCGGTGGATACGGTGCCGAAAAAACAGAAATATATAATAAGGTGGTAATTGACTGGATTATCACTCAAGCAAGTTTAGCAGAGCTGACGCTTTCAGTGTGTACAGGAGCGTTGCTGTTGGCTAAGGCAGGTTTGCTAACTGGTAAGTCAGCAACCACGCACTGGATGGATTTGGATAATTTAGCATCCTATCCTGATATCGATGTGATCTCGCATACGCGTTTTGTAGATGCTAGTGATGATACTGGTAACATTATCACATCAGCGGGGATAAGTGCAGGCATCTATGCAAGTCTATACTGTATAGAAAAATTAATAGATAGTGAAACCATGCGTGCAACAGCACATCGCATGGAGTTCGATATTGACTAA
- a CDS encoding AMP-binding protein, whose product MTQTSDFDSTRVDFDTILNNIPSINMGARSANAPLTQSYDKGPDVPLIEATIGDFFDAIVSKYPEREALVVRHQNIRWTYRELQQQVNQLASSMIEMGLEIGDRIGIWSHNNAEWLLMQLATAKVGVILVNINPAYRTFELQYALNKLGCSALVLMRHFKTSDYASLIRELCPEIYHKDYTQLDLVEIPTIERIIWIDEPESDETFGFMQKFSAWMSEGDANDPRVAERQAQLKNTDAINVQFTSGTTGTPKGATLSHRNILNNGYFIGEAMNLTEEDRLCIPVPLYHCFGMVLGNLAILTHGGCIVYPNDGFEPLTVLQAVEEEKCTGLHGVPTMFIAELDHPEFESFDLSTLRTGIMAGSSCPIEVMRSVIDKMHMSEVTIAYGMTETSPVSCQTNEHTPLDKQVSTVGLVQSALEVKVVDTETGEIVPLGETGELLTRGYSVMKGYWGSRFKTREAIQDGWMHTGDLATMDEDGYVKIVGRSKDMVIRGGENIYPVEIENYLYRHPKIRDVQIVGIPDERYGEVLAAWIIPKEPGCLTEQEVREFCSEHIAHYKVPTYYRFVTEYPMTITGKIQKYKIIEQMKEELGL is encoded by the coding sequence ATGACTCAAACTTCTGATTTCGATTCGACTCGCGTTGACTTCGACACTATTTTAAACAACATTCCTAGTATCAATATGGGCGCACGCTCAGCTAATGCACCACTTACTCAAAGCTATGATAAAGGTCCTGATGTACCGCTGATCGAAGCGACAATCGGTGACTTTTTTGATGCTATTGTTTCTAAATATCCTGAGCGCGAAGCACTGGTCGTTCGCCATCAAAATATCCGCTGGACATATCGTGAGCTACAGCAGCAAGTGAATCAGCTAGCCAGTAGTATGATTGAGATGGGACTAGAGATTGGCGATCGCATCGGCATTTGGTCACATAACAATGCTGAGTGGTTGCTCATGCAATTGGCCACAGCAAAAGTCGGCGTTATCCTCGTTAATATCAATCCTGCCTACCGCACCTTTGAGCTGCAGTATGCTTTAAATAAATTGGGCTGCTCAGCGCTCGTACTGATGCGCCATTTCAAAACCAGTGACTACGCCAGTTTAATCCGTGAGCTATGTCCTGAGATTTACCACAAAGACTACACTCAGCTTGATTTGGTCGAGATTCCGACGATTGAACGCATCATCTGGATTGATGAGCCAGAGTCGGACGAGACATTCGGCTTTATGCAAAAGTTCTCTGCGTGGATGAGCGAGGGCGATGCCAACGATCCCCGTGTTGCCGAGCGCCAAGCTCAGCTTAAGAACACCGATGCCATCAATGTACAGTTCACCAGTGGTACGACAGGTACACCAAAAGGCGCTACCTTAAGCCATCGTAACATCCTTAACAACGGCTATTTCATTGGTGAGGCCATGAACCTTACCGAAGAGGATAGGCTGTGTATTCCAGTACCCTTGTATCATTGTTTTGGTATGGTGCTTGGTAATCTAGCGATTCTCACGCATGGCGGTTGTATCGTATATCCAAATGATGGCTTTGAGCCATTGACCGTATTACAGGCAGTCGAAGAAGAAAAGTGTACAGGTCTGCACGGCGTGCCAACGATGTTTATCGCAGAGCTTGACCATCCTGAATTTGAAAGCTTTGATTTGTCTACCTTACGTACTGGCATCATGGCTGGCTCTAGCTGTCCGATTGAAGTTATGCGCAGTGTCATCGATAAGATGCATATGAGCGAAGTCACTATTGCCTATGGTATGACAGAGACCAGTCCTGTATCTTGCCAGACCAATGAGCACACGCCACTTGATAAACAGGTCTCGACGGTAGGACTGGTACAGTCTGCACTTGAGGTGAAAGTCGTTGATACAGAAACAGGTGAAATTGTCCCGCTGGGTGAGACAGGTGAATTGCTTACACGAGGTTATTCAGTGATGAAGGGCTATTGGGGCAGCCGCTTCAAAACGCGTGAAGCGATCCAAGATGGTTGGATGCATACGGGTGACTTGGCCACAATGGATGAAGACGGCTACGTAAAAATCGTTGGCCGTAGTAAAGACATGGTGATTCGCGGCGGCGAAAATATCTATCCGGTAGAAATTGAAAATTATCTCTATCGTCATCCAAAGATTCGTGATGTACAAATCGTGGGTATACCAGATGAGCGTTATGGTGAAGTACTCGCGGCGTGGATTATTCCGAAAGAGCCTGGCTGCTTGACTGAACAAGAAGTACGCGAGTTCTGTAGCGAGCATATCGCTCATTATAAAGTGCCGACTTACTATCGCTTTGTGACTGAATATCCAATGACCATCACTGGAAAAATTCAAAAATATAAAATCATTGAGCAAATGAAAGAAGAGTTGGGTTTGTAG
- a CDS encoding amino acid ABC transporter permease: MNYSWNWGVLFEQTGIGNELYIHWMITGLGWLLLIGSIAWAIAMVVGTIFGIMRTLPNKTARAIGTAYVTFFRNIPLLVQLFFWFYIAPGWLTPTIQEWWYKDLSPNTSAMLSASIGLGLFTAARIVEQVRTGIESLPDGQINAAYALGFSIPQVYKEVLLPQAFRIILPPLSSELTNCFKNASVASLVGVMELISQTKTISEYTQNSIEIYTYATIIYLVFNLSLIAIMGLIERKLRVPGLIAGGQK; the protein is encoded by the coding sequence ATGAATTATAGCTGGAACTGGGGTGTGCTCTTTGAGCAGACTGGTATTGGCAACGAGCTCTATATCCATTGGATGATCACTGGTCTTGGCTGGCTGCTATTGATTGGCAGTATCGCATGGGCCATTGCAATGGTCGTCGGTACTATCTTCGGTATCATGCGTACTTTGCCCAACAAGACCGCTCGTGCAATCGGTACGGCTTATGTGACATTTTTTCGTAATATTCCACTGCTTGTTCAACTGTTCTTTTGGTTTTATATCGCCCCTGGCTGGCTCACGCCGACGATACAAGAATGGTGGTATAAGGATTTGTCTCCGAATACCTCAGCCATGTTGTCAGCCAGTATTGGTCTTGGCCTATTTACCGCTGCTCGTATCGTGGAACAGGTACGGACAGGTATTGAGTCATTACCAGATGGACAGATTAATGCGGCCTATGCATTAGGGTTTAGCATTCCACAAGTCTATAAAGAAGTACTGCTACCGCAAGCATTTCGTATTATCTTGCCACCGCTCAGCTCTGAGCTGACTAACTGCTTCAAAAACGCCTCTGTGGCCTCGCTAGTGGGGGTAATGGAGCTGATTAGCCAAACCAAAACCATCAGCGAATACACTCAAAATAGTATCGAGATATATACTTATGCAACGATTATTTATTTGGTTTTCAATCTATCCTTGATCGCTATTATGGGGTTGATTGAACGTAAATTGCGTGTGCCTGGGCTTATTGCGGGAGGTCAGAAATGA